From the genome of Pukyongia salina, one region includes:
- a CDS encoding head GIN domain-containing protein, whose translation MKKYLIILFVILAACDSSDAPDCLRVAGNREVRFFSVSEFNSIRIEDNINLVIRQGDEIKVSVEAGKNLFEEIKVVVEGNTLVITNDSRCELFRNYEDVTALVSAPNISEIRNASIGNVYSEGILNYPVLSLGSNTNGGIDNVKKSGDFIVELNCDLLIAEANGFSRYFVSGIAREARIVFTDELPLFEGANFFVDDLVVFQRSANIMRVNPLNSIRGEIRGTGDIIAVNRPEIVEVDEFFTGRLIFED comes from the coding sequence ATGAAAAAGTATCTCATTATATTATTTGTGATCCTGGCTGCATGTGACAGTAGTGATGCTCCAGACTGTCTCAGGGTGGCCGGTAACAGGGAGGTGAGATTTTTTTCTGTTTCTGAATTTAACTCCATCCGTATTGAGGATAATATCAACCTGGTGATAAGACAGGGTGATGAAATCAAGGTAAGTGTGGAAGCCGGCAAGAATTTATTTGAAGAAATTAAGGTGGTAGTTGAAGGAAATACACTTGTGATCACAAATGATAGTCGCTGTGAACTTTTCAGAAATTATGAAGATGTGACCGCTCTGGTATCGGCTCCTAATATATCGGAGATTCGCAATGCCTCAATTGGCAACGTGTATAGCGAAGGGATACTAAACTATCCGGTTCTCTCGTTGGGTAGTAATACCAACGGCGGAATTGATAATGTGAAAAAAAGCGGAGATTTCATCGTAGAACTGAATTGTGATCTTCTCATAGCCGAAGCCAATGGATTTAGCCGATATTTTGTGAGTGGAATTGCACGAGAAGCCAGAATTGTTTTTACAGATGAATTACCCTTATTTGAAGGCGCAAATTTTTTCGTGGACGACTTAGTTGTCTTTCAACGAAGTGCTAATATCATGAGAGTAAATCCTTTAAATAGTATTCGTGGTGAGATTAGAGGAACCGGGGACATAATTGCCGTGAATCGACCCGAAATTGTTGAGGTGGATGAATTTTTTACAGGGCGGCTAATATTTGAAGATTAG